The Ursus arctos isolate Adak ecotype North America unplaced genomic scaffold, UrsArc2.0 scaffold_28, whole genome shotgun sequence genome has a window encoding:
- the ISLR2 gene encoding immunoglobulin superfamily containing leucine-rich repeat protein 2: MVPLRALWLAWALLGVARACPEPCACVDKYAHQFADCAYKELREVPEGLPANVTTLSLSANKITVLRRGAFAEVTQVTSLWLAHNEVRTVEPGALAVLSQLKNLDLSHNLISSFPWSDLRNLSALQLLKMNHNRLGSLPRDALGALPDLRSLRINNNRLRTLAPGTFDALSALSHLQLYHNPFHCGCSLLWLQAWAASTRVSLPEPDSIACASPPALQGVPVHRLPALSCVPPSVRLSAEPPPEAPGSPLPAGLALMLHCVAEGHPTPRLQWQLQIPGGTIVLEPPVLSGEDTGDGAEDREEEGDGDGPTQTEAPTPTPAPAWPAPPANPRFLALTNGSLLVPLLSAKEAGVYTCRAHNELGANSTSLRVTVAAAGPPKHAPGAGGDSEGQAPTSERKSTAKGRGNSVLPSKPEGKIKGQGVARVSVLGETEAGPEEEDAGEGEEAEDQVSADPVEEQRCGHGDPSRYVSNHAFNQSAELKQHVFELGVIALDVAEREARVQLTPLAARWGSGPGGAGGAGRPGRRPLRLLYLCPAGGGAAVQWSRVEEGVNAYWFRGLRPGTNYSVCLALAGEACHVQVVFATKKELPSLLVIVAVSVFLLVLATVPLLGAACCHLLAKHPGKPYRLILRPQAPDPMEKRIAADFDPRASYLESEKSYPAGGGADVVEPEEAPGEGLDEDAEQGEPVGDLQREESLVACSLVESQSKANQEEFEAGSEYSDRLPLGAEAVNIAQEINGNYRQTAG; encoded by the coding sequence ATGGTGCCCTTGCGGGCTCTGTGGCTAGCCTGGGCTCTGCTAGGAGTGGCCAGAGCGTGCCCGGAGCCGTGCGCCTGCGTGGACAAGTACGCGCACCAGTTCGCCGACTGCGCGTACAAGGAGTTGCGCGAGGTGCCGGAAGGACTGCCGGCCAACGTGACCACGCTTAGTCTGTCGGCCAACAAGATCACGGTGCTGCGGCGTGGGGCCTTCGCCGAAGTCACGCAGGTCACGTCGCTGTGGCTGGCGCACAATGAGGTGCGCACGGTGGAGCCGGGCGCCCTGGCGGTGCTGAGCCAGCTCAAGAACCTCGACCTAAGCCACAACCTCATATCCAGCTTTCCGTGGAGCGACCTTCGTAACCTGAGCGCGCTGCAGCTGCTCAAAATGAACCACAACCGTTTGGGCTCGCTGCCCCGGGACGCACTCGGTGCGCTGCCCGACCTGCGCTCCCTGCGCATCAACAACAACCGCCTGCGTACACTGGCTCCCGGCACCTTCGATGCGTTAAGCGCGCTGTCACACCTGCAACTCTATCATAACCCCTTCCACTGCGGTTGCAGCCTCCTGTGGCTGCAGGCCTGGGCCGCAAGCACCAGGGTTTCCTTACCGGAGCCCGACTCCATCGCGTGCGCCTCGCCTCCCGCGCTGCAGGGGGTGCCGGTGCACCGCCTGCCCGCCCTGTCCTGCGTACCGCCCAGCGTGCGTCTGAGTGCTGAGCCGCCGCCTGAGGCGCCAGGCAGCCCCTTGCCCGCCGGCCTGGCGCTCATGCTACACTGCGTCGCCGAAGGACACCCCACACCCCGCCTGCAATGGCAACTTCAGATCCCAGGTGGCACCATAGTCTTAGAGCCTCCCGTCCTGAGCGGGGAGGACACCGGGGATGGGGCGGAAGACcgggaggaggaaggagatggggacGGGCCGACGCAGACGGAGGCCCCAACCCCGACTCCAGCACCCGCTTGGCCCGCGCCCCCAGCCAACCCGCGCTTCCTGGCCCTCACAAACGGTTCCCTGTTGGTGCCCCTCCTGAGTGCCAAGGAAGCAGGCGTCTACACCTGCCGTGCCCACAATGAGCTGGGCGCCAACTCCACGTCGCTACGCGTGACAGTGGCGGCGGCTGGGCCCCCAAAGCACGCTCCTGGCGCTGGGGGAGACTCTGAAGGGCAGGCCCCTACTTCTGAGCGCAAGTCCACAGCCAAAGGCCGGGGCAACAGCGTTCTACCCTCCAAGCCCGAGGGCAAAATCAAAGGTCAAGGCGTGGCCCGAGTTAGCGTCCTTGGGGAGACGGAGGCGGGGCCCGAGGAGGAGGACGCgggtgagggagaggaagcagaagacCAGGTCTCTGCGGATCCGGTGGAGGAGCAACGCTGTGGCCACGGGGACCCCTCGCGGTACGTGTCCAACCACGCATTCAACCAGAGCGCAGAGCTCAAGCAGCACGTCTTTGAGCTGGGCGTCATCGCGCTGGACGTGGCGGAGCGCGAGGCTCGGGTGCAGCTGACGCCGCTGGCGGCGCGCTGGGGATCTGGGCCCGGCGGGGCTGGGGGAGCCGGGCGGCCCGGGCGGCGGCCGCTGCGCCTGCTCTATCTGTGCCCAGCTGGGGGTGGCGCAGCAGTGCAGTGGTCGCGCGTGGAGGAGGGCGTCAACGCCTATTGGTTCCGCGGCCTGCGGCCTGGCACTAACTACTCAGTGTGCCTGGCGCTGGCAGGCGAGGCCTGCCACGTGCAAGTGGTGTTTGCCACCAAGAAGGAATTGCCCTCGCTGCTGGTCATCGTGGCGGTGAGCGTGTTCCTCCTGGTGCTGGCCACCGTGCCCCTGCTGGGCGCCGCCTGCTGCCATCTTTTGGCCAAACACCCGGGTAAGCCCTATCGTCTTATACTGCGGCCACAGGCCCCTGACCCCATGGAGAAACGCATCGCCGCCGACTTCGACCCGCGTGCCTCCTACCTCGAGTCCGAGAAAAGCTACCCCGCAGGCGGCGGGGCAGACGTCGTGGAGCCAGAGGAGGCACCCGGGGAGGGCCTCGACGAAGACGCGGAGCAGGGGGAACCAGTTGGGGACCTGCAGCGGGAGGAGAGTCTGGTGGCCTGCTCGCTGGTGGAGTCCCAGTCCAAGGCCAACCAAGAGGAATTCGAGGCGGGCTCTGAGTACAGTGATCGGCTGCCCCTGGGCGCCGAGGCGGTCAACATCGCCCAGGAAATTAATGGCAATTACAGGCAGACGGCAGGCTGA